One segment of Paenibacillus rhizovicinus DNA contains the following:
- a CDS encoding HAD family hydrolase, whose product MKAVIFDMDGVIIDSEPIHFYVDKLVLSKIVGMEVTGEYLEKYVGMTNPEMWKAIIQEYRLQQTVDELIEHQLSSKLKILNETPIQPISGILELLQNLSDNHIPLGIASSSPRRFIEGVLTKFDIRKLFNTVVSGEEVENGKPAPDVYIEAARILGIPPEKCTVIEDSRNGVLASKRAGMRCIGYQNLNSGNQDLSSSDHIVGSITEITIEMLIGTLK is encoded by the coding sequence ATGAAAGCAGTCATATTTGATATGGATGGTGTAATTATTGATAGTGAGCCCATCCATTTCTACGTTGACAAACTCGTATTAAGTAAGATTGTCGGTATGGAAGTTACAGGTGAGTATCTGGAGAAATATGTAGGAATGACCAATCCTGAAATGTGGAAAGCAATTATTCAAGAATACAGACTTCAACAAACTGTTGATGAACTGATTGAACATCAATTATCTTCAAAACTCAAAATCTTGAATGAGACACCTATACAACCAATTAGCGGAATCCTTGAATTATTACAAAACTTATCTGACAACCATATTCCTCTCGGAATCGCTTCGTCATCACCGAGACGATTTATTGAAGGTGTACTGACAAAATTTGATATACGAAAACTCTTTAACACCGTCGTAAGTGGTGAAGAAGTTGAGAATGGGAAACCAGCTCCAGATGTATACATCGAGGCAGCAAGAATTTTAGGGATCCCGCCAGAGAAATGCACTGTCATTGAAGATTCACGCAATGGTGTTTTAGCATCCAAACGTGCAGGCATGAGGTGTATTGGGTATCAGAACTTGAATTCAGGAAACCAAGATTTATCTTCTTCTGACCACATAGTTGGGTCTATAACAGAGATTACCATTGAAATGCTTATAGGAACCTTGAAATAA
- a CDS encoding MerR family transcriptional regulator — protein MYAIGEVSRMTGIPASTLRYYESISLLPVPQRADGSQARRYTDSDLKMIAFIDGLKKTGMRLEDIVLFAQDGCLLLREEQPDTLTAQILNKRVDLLTNHINQLQEQIAHLQAVQRIAAERRAIYADRLPSPYCTGPTNVNN, from the coding sequence ATGTACGCAATCGGCGAAGTATCCCGAATGACTGGCATCCCCGCCTCAACGCTGCGTTATTACGAATCGATCAGCCTTCTGCCCGTACCGCAGCGAGCGGACGGAAGCCAGGCAAGACGTTATACGGATTCGGATTTGAAAATGATCGCCTTTATCGACGGACTGAAAAAAACCGGTATGAGGCTCGAGGATATCGTCCTGTTCGCGCAGGATGGCTGTCTTTTGTTACGGGAGGAACAGCCTGATACTTTAACCGCTCAAATTTTAAACAAACGCGTAGATCTACTGACGAATCATATCAACCAATTGCAAGAGCAAATCGCGCATCTGCAAGCCGTACAGCGCATCGCAGCCGAACGGAGAGCCATTTATGCCGATAGACTTCCTTCCCCTTACTGCACCGGCCCAACCAATGTGAATAACTGA
- a CDS encoding GNAT family N-acetyltransferase yields MSFIRIESDQYHVVKGLLSGAESVFTPYPLSILEGTIDGIVYVDNQDDPRCAAVMSNDFIGGRLIGYAVDKAFNEGFISMMKDHFFVNGSASDFRLFWSTASESWNEIIFRVFGYKVFCISRTQFEFDRQVFESLGPVENYEGMFRMDAAMLQAYEPLRREIESLWGSIEKYLQHDVGWVAFSSDEQGIGLCHAAFIGGGLAELSIHVNKSARGQGFGFQLARNFIGDCLNRGVIPNWTCDTQNVASFRMAQKLGFKENKKYNLFSSMYTPLLHEPSRT; encoded by the coding sequence ATGTCATTTATTCGCATTGAAAGCGATCAGTATCATGTTGTTAAGGGGTTATTATCTGGGGCGGAATCGGTGTTTACGCCTTATCCACTCTCGATTTTAGAAGGAACGATTGATGGAATCGTCTATGTAGATAACCAAGATGATCCTCGGTGTGCCGCTGTTATGTCCAATGATTTTATTGGGGGACGTTTGATTGGTTATGCTGTAGATAAGGCGTTTAATGAAGGCTTTATTTCTATGATGAAAGATCATTTTTTCGTAAATGGTTCTGCCAGTGACTTTAGATTATTCTGGTCAACCGCCTCCGAATCATGGAATGAAATCATTTTTCGTGTATTCGGTTACAAGGTTTTTTGTATTAGCAGGACACAATTTGAATTTGACCGTCAGGTTTTCGAAAGTCTAGGACCAGTCGAAAATTACGAAGGTATGTTTAGAATGGATGCAGCGATGCTTCAGGCGTATGAACCATTACGTAGAGAGATAGAAAGTCTATGGGGAAGTATAGAAAAATATCTACAGCATGATGTTGGATGGGTCGCTTTCTCGTCAGATGAACAAGGGATAGGACTGTGTCATGCTGCATTTATTGGAGGCGGATTGGCGGAGCTCTCCATCCATGTGAATAAATCAGCAAGAGGTCAGGGGTTCGGCTTTCAACTTGCGAGAAATTTCATTGGGGATTGTTTGAATCGAGGTGTAATACCGAATTGGACTTGCGATACTCAGAACGTGGCTTCATTTCGAATGGCACAAAAATTAGGATTTAAAGAGAATAAAAAGTACAATTTGTTCTCTTCGATGTATACCCCACTATTGCATGAACCGAGCAGGACATGA
- a CDS encoding aldo/keto reductase: MNKESKLGLGGHSFIEELGNDPHASFEEQCAIVAACLDNGIDLIDTTYYQERVALGHVLKRLGRQDEARIMAWNFFKHPGREHELVDYTPYEPQHLDLMLEELQTDAIDLLVIHAHDDTAKLREELALAQDWVQAGKVKQVALGMAQLGHLRQLPAVHPISAVLAPYNAFHREAKEMFEAAKSLGMDAIALSPFVRGWKLDEIGADKNTAAAILLRWVAAEPLVDHVVVSMRKAEWVHSNLRAVGEGPLTEAEIVQLQEWLAR, translated from the coding sequence ATGAACAAGGAATCAAAGCTGGGCTTAGGCGGACATTCATTCATCGAGGAGCTCGGAAACGATCCCCATGCGTCGTTCGAAGAGCAGTGCGCGATCGTCGCCGCTTGTCTAGATAACGGCATCGACTTAATCGACACGACTTACTATCAGGAACGCGTCGCGCTCGGGCATGTGCTGAAACGGCTAGGCCGGCAGGACGAAGCACGGATCATGGCATGGAATTTCTTCAAGCACCCCGGCCGGGAACACGAGCTGGTCGACTATACGCCGTACGAGCCGCAGCATCTCGACCTTATGCTGGAAGAACTGCAGACGGACGCGATCGATCTCCTGGTGATTCACGCCCACGACGATACCGCGAAACTCCGGGAAGAATTGGCGCTCGCGCAGGACTGGGTGCAAGCGGGCAAGGTGAAACAGGTAGCGCTCGGGATGGCGCAGCTCGGGCATTTGCGGCAGCTGCCGGCCGTTCATCCGATATCCGCCGTATTAGCGCCGTACAATGCGTTCCATCGGGAAGCCAAGGAGATGTTTGAAGCGGCGAAATCGCTGGGGATGGATGCAATCGCTTTATCCCCGTTCGTACGCGGCTGGAAGCTGGATGAGATCGGAGCGGACAAGAACACCGCTGCCGCCATCCTGCTCCGCTGGGTCGCCGCGGAGCCGCTGGTCGACCATGTCGTTGTTTCCATGCGCAAGGCGGAGTGGGTTCACTCCAATCTCCGTGCCGTCGGCGAAGGACCGCTGACCGAAGCGGAGATCGTGCAGCTGCAGGAATGGCTTGCGCGTTGA
- a CDS encoding EutP/PduV family microcompartment system protein, with translation MKKILIIGIVASGKTTLARSLSRKISVPWYELDTIVYHKTLTGRYKRSPEEQIEVIKEIDTKGTWIFEGTDRDSYQCLYQMADTIIFVDTPLWKRKIRILTRFVKQKVGIEKSHYKPDFKMLKMMYKWTRDFEQSRDSFENKLKIYNEKVIRLRDSNKLD, from the coding sequence ATGAAAAAGATCCTTATTATTGGAATTGTGGCTAGTGGTAAAACGACATTGGCTAGAAGCTTATCAAGGAAAATTAGTGTTCCTTGGTATGAACTTGACACCATAGTCTATCATAAAACACTTACGGGACGTTACAAACGTTCACCAGAAGAACAAATTGAAGTTATAAAAGAGATCGATACTAAAGGTACATGGATATTCGAAGGAACAGATAGAGATTCCTATCAATGTTTGTATCAAATGGCAGATACAATCATTTTTGTTGATACTCCATTATGGAAGCGAAAGATTAGAATTCTAACAAGATTTGTAAAACAAAAGGTTGGAATTGAAAAGTCTCATTATAAGCCTGATTTCAAGATGTTGAAAATGATGTACAAATGGACAAGGGATTTTGAACAAAGTAGAGACAGTTTTGAAAACAAGTTGAAAATTTATAATGAGAAAGTAATCAGGTTAAGAGATAGTAACAAACTGGATTAA
- a CDS encoding alpha/beta fold hydrolase, with protein MGFFVKAEKNVNIYVEDINPEGKKTILFIHGWPLNHNQYEYQYNVLPGVGFRCVGLDWRGFGESDRPYQGYHYDRLADDVRAVVDALQLKDVILVGHSTGGAIAIRYMSRHQGHGVSKLVLIDAAAPDSVPKEVANTFITDTLNDRPKMLRDVTDMFFFQYQSGPMTEWFSQLGLVAAGYSTAAIMAMLRDENVRNDLNKIHVPTLIVHGIHDKVVPFSQAEETHKLIPNSQLVPFEYSGHGTFIEEHDKLNQLLIQFIGEQ; from the coding sequence ATGGGATTTTTCGTAAAAGCAGAGAAGAACGTGAACATATACGTAGAGGACATTAACCCAGAAGGCAAGAAGACGATTCTGTTCATTCACGGCTGGCCGCTGAACCATAATCAGTACGAATACCAATACAATGTGCTTCCTGGCGTTGGCTTTCGGTGCGTTGGCCTTGATTGGCGGGGGTTCGGCGAGTCGGACCGGCCTTATCAAGGTTATCATTATGATCGGTTGGCAGATGATGTCCGGGCGGTCGTGGATGCACTGCAGTTGAAGGATGTGATCCTCGTCGGGCACTCCACGGGAGGCGCAATCGCCATTCGGTACATGTCGCGGCACCAAGGCCATGGCGTAAGCAAGCTCGTGCTCATCGACGCCGCTGCTCCGGATAGCGTTCCGAAAGAAGTGGCGAATACGTTCATAACCGATACGCTGAACGATCGTCCGAAGATGCTCCGTGACGTTACGGATATGTTCTTCTTCCAATATCAGTCTGGACCGATGACGGAATGGTTCTCCCAGCTCGGCCTTGTGGCAGCGGGCTACTCGACGGCAGCGATCATGGCGATGCTGCGGGATGAGAACGTACGGAACGATCTCAATAAGATCCACGTACCGACGCTTATCGTTCACGGCATTCATGATAAAGTGGTACCGTTCAGCCAAGCGGAGGAAACACATAAGCTGATCCCCAATTCGCAGCTCGTACCATTCGAGTATAGCGGACATGGTACTTTCATAGAGGAGCATGACAAGCTAAACCAACTGCTGATTCAGTTTATTGGTGAGCAGTAA
- a CDS encoding peptide-methionine (S)-S-oxide reductase MsrA: protein MNDNNMSTVTLGMGCFWSPDALFGQLRGIIRTRVGYAGGTLDQPTYRQLGDHTETVEIDYDPRILSLENVLDVFWSNHNPFNINDYKGRQYQSLVLYRGQTQLNAIQNVMQTREEQGKGKPDTEVAPFNRFYLAEDRHQKYYLKRYPSAIEELSKLFPSPQELTNATLAARLNGLAKGYTNLRAILDEIRTWPISEEEQGNLLHLIQRIKW, encoded by the coding sequence ATGAATGACAATAATATGAGCACGGTGACGCTTGGCATGGGCTGTTTTTGGAGTCCTGACGCTTTGTTCGGACAACTGAGAGGAATCATAAGAACCCGCGTTGGCTATGCCGGAGGAACCCTGGATCAACCTACTTACCGGCAGCTTGGAGATCATACGGAAACGGTCGAAATCGATTATGATCCACGGATTCTTTCATTGGAGAACGTTCTGGATGTATTTTGGAGCAACCACAATCCTTTCAATATTAACGATTATAAAGGCCGTCAGTATCAATCCTTGGTGTTGTATCGCGGCCAAACTCAGCTAAACGCAATCCAGAACGTCATGCAAACACGGGAAGAACAAGGAAAAGGAAAGCCTGACACCGAGGTCGCTCCCTTTAACCGTTTCTACCTTGCCGAGGATCGACATCAGAAATATTATTTGAAACGCTATCCTAGTGCAATCGAAGAGCTGAGCAAGCTTTTTCCGTCCCCGCAAGAGCTGACGAATGCAACCTTGGCAGCAAGGCTGAACGGTTTGGCCAAAGGGTATACCAATCTGCGTGCGATCCTAGACGAAATCCGTACATGGCCGATCAGCGAGGAGGAACAGGGAAACTTGCTCCATCTAATTCAACGAATCAAATGGTAA
- a CDS encoding NAD-dependent epimerase/dehydratase family protein, translating into MKLLITGATGSVGSGAAEALRAQHEIRLSDIAAMDTTLPFYLADVREPGALNQAAEGVDVIIHTPAWHGIHMGQRSERDFYELNITGTFNMFQSAVNNRVRRVVWLSSMSFYGSDFYAYTKKIGEQLCRYYHDQHGIEVILLRPADFTPYTNARHYGERLLHGGVDRRDVIQAVASAVVCPQTYGTYHIVRDDAFTEADKLAYSASPADAWERLYPGAKRLIEAYRLELPLRLETMDLSRERAELGYEPRYHFGTFIQEFTQDGTIVEQA; encoded by the coding sequence ATGAAGCTATTGATTACCGGCGCAACCGGGAGCGTGGGCTCCGGCGCGGCCGAAGCGCTGCGCGCGCAGCACGAGATCCGTTTGTCAGATATCGCCGCGATGGATACGACGCTGCCGTTCTACTTGGCGGATGTCCGCGAGCCTGGCGCTTTGAATCAAGCGGCTGAAGGCGTGGATGTCATCATCCATACGCCGGCGTGGCACGGCATCCATATGGGACAGCGCTCCGAGCGCGATTTCTACGAACTTAATATTACGGGGACCTTCAACATGTTCCAATCCGCGGTCAACAATCGGGTGCGCCGCGTGGTGTGGCTGTCGAGCATGTCGTTCTACGGTTCGGACTTCTATGCATACACGAAGAAAATCGGCGAGCAGCTGTGCCGATATTACCACGATCAGCACGGCATCGAGGTCATCCTGCTGCGCCCGGCAGATTTTACGCCTTATACGAACGCGCGCCACTATGGCGAAAGGCTGCTTCACGGCGGGGTCGACCGCCGAGACGTAATTCAGGCCGTGGCGTCCGCCGTCGTATGCCCGCAGACGTACGGCACGTATCATATCGTGCGGGATGACGCGTTCACCGAAGCCGACAAGCTTGCCTACTCGGCCTCTCCCGCCGACGCGTGGGAACGGCTGTACCCCGGCGCGAAACGACTCATCGAAGCCTATCGCCTAGAGCTGCCTCTTCGGCTCGAAACGATGGACTTATCGCGGGAACGCGCGGAGCTCGGATATGAACCGCGTTATCATTTCGGCACCTTCATCCAGGAATTCACGCAGGACGGAACGATCGTCGAGCAAGCGTAG
- a CDS encoding medium chain dehydrogenase/reductase family protein: protein MFRSHWVVNQFGGPDAMEWVREPLRSPFAGEVRIKIQAAGVALGDVLRRAGKYPASLTLPYTPGYDAVGVVEEAGAVMKHFHPGQQVGVFFNGAGGYSTHVYAKADEVFPIPEAVDPLLAAAVILNYVSAYQMLHRLACATKGERILIHGASGGVGTALLELGKLAGLQMYGTASEVKHAVVTSYGAIPIDYRSQDFVNVLREQVPEGMDIVLDPIGGDNYRRSMQTLSVKGRFIGYGYTSILQAGESEDWASAWKRLAEQQATENGNPISLYSITGMKQEQPDWFREDVAAVLDLLARGEIKPLVSRILPLEDAIQAHEMLETSRNAGKIVLVHA from the coding sequence ATGTTTCGTTCGCATTGGGTTGTCAACCAGTTCGGAGGTCCGGACGCGATGGAATGGGTAAGGGAGCCGCTTCGCTCTCCGTTCGCGGGAGAGGTACGGATCAAGATTCAAGCTGCCGGTGTTGCACTCGGCGATGTCTTGAGACGGGCGGGGAAATATCCGGCATCCTTAACGCTTCCCTATACGCCAGGATACGATGCTGTAGGAGTCGTCGAGGAAGCAGGAGCTGTAATGAAGCACTTTCATCCGGGGCAACAGGTGGGAGTCTTCTTTAACGGCGCCGGCGGTTATTCCACGCATGTCTATGCCAAAGCAGACGAGGTGTTTCCGATTCCGGAAGCTGTAGATCCCTTGCTTGCGGCAGCGGTCATTCTGAATTACGTTTCCGCCTATCAAATGCTTCACCGTCTAGCATGCGCAACCAAAGGCGAGCGAATATTGATTCACGGTGCAAGCGGCGGCGTTGGCACGGCGCTGTTGGAACTTGGCAAGCTTGCCGGACTGCAGATGTACGGCACTGCCTCCGAAGTCAAGCATGCGGTTGTCACGTCGTATGGAGCCATCCCCATCGATTATCGCAGTCAGGACTTTGTTAACGTACTCCGGGAACAAGTGCCAGAGGGCATGGACATCGTGCTCGATCCGATCGGCGGCGACAACTATCGCAGATCCATGCAAACCTTAAGCGTCAAAGGACGGTTCATCGGTTACGGTTATACCTCCATCCTTCAGGCGGGCGAGTCGGAAGACTGGGCATCCGCATGGAAGCGGCTGGCAGAACAGCAGGCTACCGAGAACGGAAACCCCATATCGCTTTACAGTATTACGGGTATGAAGCAGGAACAGCCCGATTGGTTTCGGGAGGACGTGGCGGCAGTGCTTGATCTGTTAGCGCGAGGTGAAATTAAGCCACTCGTTTCCCGCATTCTTCCGTTAGAGGATGCAATCCAGGCGCACGAAATGTTGGAGACATCCAGGAACGCAGGTAAGATTGTATTGGTCCATGCATGA